CAGGTCCATTTTTTTATCGATCTGCTGGATGATGTAAATTTTAATTTTTGATTTGTTAACGGTGGTTTTTACCACCACATCGGCGGCCGTTACAATATCATTATCTTCTACGTACTTACTGATTAAATCCAGGAACTGCTTGCCAAACTTCTGCACTTTGCCCATACCCACGCCGGCAATATGCGCTAGGTCTTCTTTGGTGGTAGGGTAAGTAGTAGCCATTTCTTTCAGCGAAGGATCCTGGAAAAGCACGTAAGGCGGCAAATCTAATTCTTTGGCCAGTTTTTTCCGCAGGGCTTTAAGCAAGTCAAAAAGAACCGTATCGTGGCCGGCCGAAGATTGGGTTTCTTCTTTTTCTTCTTCCTGCTGCACTTCCTGCTCAAAGTCGTGGTCTTTGGTTAATTTAATCGGGTGCGGATTTTCGATGAAGTTAAGCCCTTTGGGGGTAATTTTTACCACGCCAAAGTTTTCGATATCTTTTTCCAGGAAACCCGAAAGCAATACCTGGCGCAGCAAAGAACTCCAGAACTGCACATCGCGCTCTGCTCCTTGGCCATATTGCGGCAGTTGGTCGTGGCCGTAGCTTTCTACGTACTGGTTATTGGTACCGCGCAAAACATCTACAATGTGGTCGATGCCAAAACGTTGATTGGTACTTACAACGGCCTGCAAAGCCAGCAGCACTTCGTCCTGCGCTTCAAAGCGCTCGCGCGGGTGCAAACAATTATCGCAGAACTGGCAATCTTTATCGTAGGTTTCGCCAAAATAATGCAGCAGTTGCTTGCGGCGGCAAACCGCCGAATCGGCATACGAGGCCATTTCCTGCAGCAGTAATTTCGAGTTATCGCGTTCGGTTACCGGTTTATCTTTGTTAAATTTTTCAAGTTTTACAATATCCTCGTAAGAGTAAAACATAAGGCAATTGCCTTCCAAGCCATCGCGGCCGCCCCGGCCGGTTTCCTGGTAATAACCTTCAATGGATTTAGGCGTGTCGTAGTGGATTACAAACCGCACATCCGGCTTATCAATCCCCATCCCGAAGGCAATGGTCGCTACAATTACATCGGCATCTTCGTTCAGGAAAGCGTCCTGGTTGGCCATGCGCACGCTGGCATCTAAACCGGCGTGGTAAGGCAAGGCTTTTACATCGTTCACCCGCAGCAACTCGGCAATTTCTTCTACTTTTTTGCGGCTCAAACAATACACAATGCCGCTTTTGCCTTTATGCTTTTTTACGTATTGTATCAGTTGCTTTTTGGTATTGTGCTTAGGGCGTACTTCGTAATATAAATTGGTGCGGTTAAACGACGATTTAAAAACCGAGGCATCGTCCATCTGCAGGTTTTTCTGAATATCCAGCTGCACTTTAGGCGTAGCCGTGGCGGTTAAAGCAATAATGGGCAAATCGCCAATGTTATCAATAATGCCCCGGATTTTGCGGTATTCCGGTCTAAAATCGTGCCCCCACTCCGAAATACAGTGCGCCTCATCAATGGCTACAAACGATATTTTGGCTTTTTGCAGAAATTCAATGGTTTCTTCCTTGGTCAGCGATTCCGGCGCCACGTATAACAGCTTTACTTCGCCGCTGATAGTTTCTTTTTTTACTTTATTGATTTCGGCTTTGGATAAGGTCGAATTTAAAAATTGGGCATTTACACCAAAAGCGTTTAATTGATCAACCTGGTTTTTCATCAGGGCAATTAAAGGCGAGATAACAATGGCGGTACCGTCCAGAACTAAAGCCGGTAATTGATAACAAAGAGACTTTCCGGCACCGGTAGGCATAATCACAAATGTATTATTGCCCCGGATAATATTATTGATGATAGCCTCCTGGTTTCCTCTAAATTGACTAAACCCAAAAACTTCCTTTAATTTGCTTTTTAAACTGACCTCTTGCGTAAGTGACATGGTGTAGCGTATAAAATAATTTAGAACCTTATCTAAATTTAAATCCTCTGAATGTTTAACACAAATTTAAATTGAATATAGCTAAAAATATTAAATTTATTGCAAAAAAAGTCTTAGAAGACGAAGCTATTGCTATTCAAAACCTTATATCGTTTATAAATTCTGATTTTGAGGCTTGTGTTGATGCAATATTAGCAATAAAAGGCCGGGTGGTAGTTACGGGCATCGGTAAAAGCGCCATAATTGCTTCCAAAATTGTAGCAACGCTTAACTCAACGGGTACGCCGGCCATGTTTATGCACGCCGCCGATGCCATTCACGGGGATTTAGGCATGATTCAGGCCG
The sequence above is a segment of the Adhaeribacter swui genome. Coding sequences within it:
- the recQ gene encoding DNA helicase RecQ, whose product is MSLTQEVSLKSKLKEVFGFSQFRGNQEAIINNIIRGNNTFVIMPTGAGKSLCYQLPALVLDGTAIVISPLIALMKNQVDQLNAFGVNAQFLNSTLSKAEINKVKKETISGEVKLLYVAPESLTKEETIEFLQKAKISFVAIDEAHCISEWGHDFRPEYRKIRGIIDNIGDLPIIALTATATPKVQLDIQKNLQMDDASVFKSSFNRTNLYYEVRPKHNTKKQLIQYVKKHKGKSGIVYCLSRKKVEEIAELLRVNDVKALPYHAGLDASVRMANQDAFLNEDADVIVATIAFGMGIDKPDVRFVIHYDTPKSIEGYYQETGRGGRDGLEGNCLMFYSYEDIVKLEKFNKDKPVTERDNSKLLLQEMASYADSAVCRRKQLLHYFGETYDKDCQFCDNCLHPRERFEAQDEVLLALQAVVSTNQRFGIDHIVDVLRGTNNQYVESYGHDQLPQYGQGAERDVQFWSSLLRQVLLSGFLEKDIENFGVVKITPKGLNFIENPHPIKLTKDHDFEQEVQQEEEKEETQSSAGHDTVLFDLLKALRKKLAKELDLPPYVLFQDPSLKEMATTYPTTKEDLAHIAGVGMGKVQKFGKQFLDLISKYVEDNDIVTAADVVVKTTVNKSKIKIYIIQQIDKKMDLEEIASSKDITMQELIEEIEHICYSGTKLNLNYYIDEVLDKERQEEVYDYFMQASTDNISVALKELGTDDYTEEDIRLMRIKFLSEYAN